The following is a genomic window from Planifilum fulgidum.
TTGGGTATAGACAGGGGTGAAAACGGAATGAGCATCAAGCCGGAAGAGATCAGCTCGCTGATCAAACAGCAGATCGAGCAGTATCAGGCCGAGATGGAAGTTTCCGACGTCGGCACCGTGATCCAGGTCGGGGACGGGATCGCCCGGGTGTTCGGCCTGACCAAGGTGATGGCCGGCGAGCTGCTGGAGTTTGAAAACGGCGTGATGGGCATGGCCCTCAACCTGGAGGAAGACAATGTCGGTGTGGTGATCCTGGGACCGTATACGGGGATCCGCGAAGGGGACCAGGTGAAGCGGACGGGCCGGATCATGGAAGTTCCCGTGGGAGAAGCGCTCCTGGGCCGGGTGGTCAACCCGCTGGGACAGCCCCTGGACGGCAAGGGCCCCGTCGAAACGGACCAGTTCCGGCCGGTGGAATCGCCCGCGCCCGGGGTGATCGACCGGAAGTCGGTGCATGAGCCCCTTCAGACCGGGATCAAGGCGATCGATTCGATGATCCCGATCGGCCGGGGACAGCGGGAGCTGATCATCGGCGACCGGCAGACCGGGAAGACGACCATCGCCATCGACACGATCATCAACCAGAAGGACGAGGACGTCATCTGCATTTACGTGGCCATCGGGCAGAAGCAGTCGACGGTGGCCGGCGTGGTGGAGAAACTGCGCCGCTTCGGCGCCATGGATTACACCATCGTGGTGAGCGCCAGCGCCTCCGATCCGGCTCCGCTGCTGTTCCTGGCCCCCTACGCCGGCTGCGCGATGGGTGAATACTTCATGTACAAGGGCCGGCACGTGCTGGTCGTCTATGACGATCTCTCCAAGCAGGCGGCCGCCTACCGGGAGCTTTCGCTGCTCCTCCGCCGTCCGCCGGGCCGGGAAGCGTATCCGGGGGATGTTTTCTACCTGCACTCCCGCCTGTTGGAACGGGCCGCCAAGCTGAACGACGAAAAGGGCGGCGGATCGCTGACGGCGCTTCCCTTCATCGAGACCCAGGCCGGGGACGTGTCGGCCTACATTCCGACCAACGTGATCTCCATCACTGACGGGCAAATCTTCCTGGAATCCGATCTCTTCTATTCCGGGGTTCGCCCGGCGGTCAACGTCGGTCTCTCGGTTTCCCGGGTCGGGGGAGCCGCCCAGATCAAAGCGATGAAAAAAGTGGCCGGGGGTCTGCGCCTCGACCTGGCCCAGTACCGGGAGCTGGCCGCTTTCGCCCAGTTCGGATCCGATCTGGATAAGGCGACCCAGGCCCGCCTGGCGCGCGGTGAACGGGTGACGGAACTCTTGAAGCAGGATGAGAACCAGCCGATGCCCGTGGAAAAACAGGTGGTCTCTCTCTATACCGGAACCAAGGGATATCTGGACGACATTCCGGTGGAGGACGTGCGCCGGTTTGAGCGGGAGTTCCTCTCCTTCATGGAGGCCGAGCACGCCGACATCCTGAAGGAGATCAAGGAAAAGAAAGATCTGACCGACGAGATTGAGAACCGGCTGAAACAGGCGATCGAATCCTTCAAAAAGGGCTTTGCCGTGTCGGAAAGCAAGTGAAGGTGTTTCATCCTGCCGCATCCGGGGAAGAGCCCGTCTGCGGCGGAAGGAAAGGCGGTGAATGAGCGTGGGCCAAAATCTGCGGGACATCAAGCGGCGCATCCGTTCCTTTCAGAATACGAGGCAGATCACCAAGGCGATGGAGATGGTGGCGGCGGCCAAACTGCGCCGGGCCCAGGAACGGGCCGAGGCCGCCCGCCCCTACGCCGAAAAGATGCGGGAAGTGATCGTGTCCATCGCCGCCAGCACCCGGGGGATTCGCCATCCGATGCTGGAGACCCGGCCGGTTCGGAAAACCGGTTACCTGGTGATTACCGCCGACCGGGGGCTGGCCGGCAGCTACAACTCCAACCTGTTGCGGACGTTGACCAAAACCCTCAGGGAGCGGCACCAAAACAGCGATGAGTACGTGATTTTCGCCGTCGGCCGGAAAGGCCGGGATTTCCTGAAGAAGCGAGGGTATCCGGTGATCGATGAGATCACCGGTCTGGCCGATTCCCCGCAGTTTCTCGACATCAAGCCGATCGCCTCGCGGGCCGTCCGTTTTTACGCCGAGGAAAAGGTGGACCAGCTGTTTCTGGTGTACAACGAATTCATCAACCCCGTGACCCAGCGGCCGGTGGAGAAACAGCTGCTCCCGCTGGCCTCCTTCGACGCGGAGGAAGGAGCCAAAACCTTGTACGAATACGAACCGTCCGCGGAAGAGGTGCTGGGGGAACTGCTGCCCCGCTATGCGGAAACCCTGATCTACAGCGCCCTTTTGGAGGCGAAGGCGGGAGAGTTCGGCGCGCGGATGGCGGCGATGGGAAATGCCACGGACAATGCGACGGAGCTGATCCAACAGTTCACCCTGCAGTACAACCGGGTCCGGCAAGCGTCAATCACCCAGGAAATCAACGAGATCGTCGCCGGCGCCAACGCGCTGAGCTGATGAACGGGGCATCCCGGAGAGCGGAACGAGCGAAGGAGGCCCCTGTTTGAAGCGGAATCATCGCATTTCGTCCATGGCCAAGTCCGGCTACTATCGGGTGAGGTTTGAATAGGGAGGGAAATTGATGAGCACTGGACGCGTCGTTCAGGTGATGGGCCCCGTGGTGGACATCCAGTTCGAGCGAGGCCATCTGCCTGAAATCTACAACGCGATTCGCATTACCCACAAGGCCCAGAATCCGGGTGAACGGGACATCGACTTGGTGGTGGAAGCGGCACTGCACCTGGGAGACAACATCGTCCGCTGCGTGGCCATGGCTTCCACCGACGGTCTGGTCCGCGGAATGGAAGCGGTGGACACGGGTGCGCCGATTTCCGTTCCGGTGGGCGAAGCCACCCTGGGCCGCGTGTTCAACGTGCTGGGTGAGCCGATCGACGAAGCCGGGGAAGTGAAGGCGGAACAACGGTATCCGATCCACCGGCCGGCTCCCAGCTTTGAGAATCAGGCGACGGAAGAGCAAATTCTCGAGACGGGAATCAAGGTTGTGGACCTTCTGGCTCCCTACGTCAAGGGCGGGAAGATCGGTCTCTTCGGCGGTGCGGGCGTCGGAAAGACCGTGCTGATCCAGGAACTGATCCACAACATCGCCCAGGAGCACGGGGGAATCTCCGTCTTTGCCGGCGTGGGTGAACGGACCCGGGAAGGAAACGACCTGTACCACGAGATGAAGGAATCCGGAGTGATTTCCAAAACGGCGATGGTTTTCGGTCAGATGAACGAACCGCCGGGGGCCCGTCTCCGCGTCGGTCTGACCGGACTGACGATGGCCGAGTATTTCCGGGATGAACACGGCCAGGACGTGCTTCTCTTCATCGACAACATCTTCCGCTTCACCCAGGCGGGATCCGAAGTGTCGGCGCTGTTGGGCCGGATGCCCTCCGCCGTGGGTTATCAGCCGACCCTGGCCACGGAGATGGGGCAGCTGCAGGAGCGGATCACCTCCACCAAGAAGGGATCGGTCACCTCGATCCAGGCGATTTACGTTCCGGCGGACGACTACACCGACCCGGCTCCGGCGACCACCTTTGCCCACCTGGACGCCACCACCAACCTGGAGCGGCGGATCGCCGACAAGGGGATCTATCCGGCGGTGGACCCGTTGGCTTCCACGTCCCGCATCCTGAACCCGTCGGTGGTGGGCCGGGAGCATTATGAGACGGCCCGGGGCGTCCAGCAGATTCTGCAGCGCTACAAGGAACTGCAGGACATCATCGCCATCCTGGGGATGGACGAACTGTCCGACGAAGACAAGCTGGTCGTCCATCGGGCGCGGCGGATCGAGCGCTTCCTGTCTCAGCCCTTCCACGTCGCGGAAGCCTTCACCGGCAAGCCCGGCCGCTACGTTCCCGTCAAGGAAACCGTCCGCGGCTTCAAGGAAATCCTGGAAGGAAAACACGACGACCTTCCGGAGGACGCTTTCTACATGGTCGGCACCATCGACGAGGCCGTGGAGAGGGCGAAGGAACTGGCCAAGGCCTAAAGGAGAGGACGTCCCTTGAGTACGATACGCTTGGACATCGTGACGCCGGAACGGAAGGTTTTCTCCGACGATGTGGAGATGGTGATCACCCGGGCGGCGGAAGGGGAGATCGGGATCTTGCCTCGTCACGCCCCCTTTGTCAGCCCCCTGGGGATCACCGCCGTTCGGATCAAAAAGGACGGCGAGGAGATGCGCGCCGCCGTCAGCGGCGGATTCATGGAAGTGCGTCCCGATACGGTGACGATTCTCGCCGAAGCGGCGGAGATGTCCGACGAAATCGATGTGGAGCGGGCATTGGCCGCCAAGAAGCGGGCCGAAGAGCGCCTGGCCCAGGCCCATCGGGACGACATCGATTTCAAACGGGCGGAATTGGCTCTCCGCCGGGCGTTGAACCGGTTGGAGGTGGCAAATTTCGGCGATCAGTGAGATATCGAGCGGTTTCCCCTTGGGGAAGCCGCTCGTTTTCCGTAATTAACCAATTTCGGTTTCATTTGCTGGCGCGATCCGTCCGGCCTGTTAGCACTTTTGTGGAGGATTTGTTATAATTGACTCGAATTGAAGATGAGGGATGGGGCTCTGATCGGACGGAGCGTTTTTCTTTGCAAAGAAAAGGGTCTTCATCCGGTTTCCCGTCCCGCGCACCACCCCCGTGCACAATGGAAGTCGGAGGGACAGCCGATGTCGTATTCCGAAAGCTATCTGATGGCCGCTTTGTTTTTCATCGTGGGGCTGGCCCTGCCCGCGGTCGCCTTGTCCATCGGACGGCTGCTCAGGCCGCACAACCCGACTCCCGCCAAAACGATCACCTATGAGAGCGGGATCGATCCGGTGGGCGGCGGCTGGGTGCAGTACAACATCCGGTATTATCTGTTCGCCCTGTTGTTTGTCCTGTTTGACGTCGAAACCGTTTTCTTGTATCCCTGGGCCGTGGCTTACGACACCCTTCGCAATCAGATCGGCCTTTTTGTGTTGGTGGAGATGTTGATCTTCGTGGTGGTGCTGGTGATCGGTCTGATTTACGCGTGGAAGAAGAAGGTGTTAGAATGGAAGTGAATTTGGAAGAACTCACCTTTGAGGAGCAGGAGCAGCTGAAGCGGAACGTCTTTTTGACCACGCTGGAGGAGATCAAGGCGTGGGCCCGGAGCAGTTCCTTGTGGCCGCTGCAATTCGGTCTGGCCTGCTGCGCCATCGAGATGATGGGCACGGGGGGTTCCCATTACGACTTTGACCGCTTCGGCGTGATCTTCCGCGCTTCCCCCCGGCAAGCCGACGTGATGATCGTGGCCGGTACCGTGACCAAGAAGATGGGGCCGATTCTTCGCCGTCTGTACGACCAGATGCCGGAGCCCAAATGGGTGGTGGCGATGGGTTCCTGCGCGACGGCGGGGGGACCCTATGTGAAGTCGTACTCCGTGATCAAAGGCGTGGATCAGATCGTTCCGGTGGACGTGTACATCCCCGGATGTCCGCCCAACCCGGCCGCCTTGATCTACGGAATCAACAAGCTGCAGGAGAAGATCCGTTATGAGGCGAAAACGGGAAAGAGGGTGACCGGTTCGTGACGGATTCGAAGGATCGCAAGGAAAGCGGCGGCGCATCCGAGCAGCCGAGCGAAAGGAAGCAAGGCGCGGAACAGGCGGAAGCCGCACCGGAGAAAGGGGCGGAAAAGGAAGCGGCCCCCAAGGGGGAAGCCTCCGAAAAAAGGGAAGCGTCGAAGGAAAAGGCCGCAAAGCCGGTGGAAGCCCGCCCGAAGGGCGAAGGGAAGAAGCCTCCGGCCCGGCCGGCGGCGAGGGGGGCGCGGGCAGCCGCGCGCAGGAAGAAGGCGGAGGAGCCCCAGGAGCCGTCACCGAAGCAGCCGCTTCTGGATGCCTTTGTGAAACGGATCACGGAGCAGGCGGGAAAGGAGGCCGTGGAGGAATCCTACATCAACCGCCCCAACGGGCACCTGCCGACGATCGTCGTCAGGAACGAAAAATGGCGCGATGTGGCCCGGTTGCTCCGGGAGGATGAAACCCTGGCCTTCGATTATCTCGTGAATGTGACCGGGGTGGACTACGAGGACCACATGGAGGTGGTCTATCATTTCGAATCCCTCGGTCACAAGCATCGCCTGTGCGTTCGGGTGAAGACGGACCGGGAAAACCCCTCCGTTCCGTCCGTCACCGACATCTGGAGCGGAGCCAACTGGGACGAACGGGAAATCTATGACCTGTTGGGGATTCAATTCCCGGGGCATCCCAACCTGAAACGGATCCTCATGCCGGAAAACTGGGTGGGTCACCCGTTAAGGAAGGATTACGAGCCCGCCGATCCGGACATCTGATGTTGGAAAGCCGCCTGAGGGTCCTTGGCCTTCGATGGTTTTCCGCATATTGGCACCCCTCCGCAGACATGACCGGACAGGAGTAATCGGAAATGTCTGAGGAGAGGGTGTTCCACTGGATGGGGCTTTCCGCCGTCGTAGGGTATGCAAGGGCCCGGCTGTGTAAAATCTGGTTACAGATGATTCGATTCCCGGGGGAATCGAACAGAACCGTCTCGCGAGGTGGACGCCGAAAATGGACCCGTTGAAGATCATCGGACCCGTGATCATGTTGTTGATTATCCTCGGGTTTGTCACCTATGCCATTTTGTTTGAACGGAAAGTGCTCGGATGGATGCAGAACCGTCCGGGTCCCGTGCGCACGGGGCCGTGGGGACTTCTGCAGACGGTGGCTGATGTGCTGAAATTGCTCATCAAGGAGGACGTGATTCCGGACAAGGCGGACAAGACGCTGTTCAAGATCGCCCCCGTCATCGCCTTTGTGCCGTCCTTTGCCGTCGTTGCCGTCCTCCCCTTCACCGACAGCCTGTTCTTTGCGGACATCGCCGTCGGCCTCCTGTATTATGTCGCCATCTCCAGCATCACCATCATCGGGATTCTCGTCGGAAGCTGGGCTTCCAACAACAAATACGCCCTGATGGGGGGGATGCGCTCCGCCGCCCAGATGATCAGTTACGAGATCCCCCTGGTGATGGCGGTGGTCGGCGTGATCATGAGCGCCGGCTCCCTCAACCTGCGGAAAATCGTCGCGGCCCAGGAGGACGTCTGGTTCATCATCCCGCAGTTTCTCGGTTTCATCGTTTTTTTGATCGCTGCCATCGCCGAACTGAACCGGACCCCCTTCGACCTTCCGGAAGCGGAGTCGGAGCTGGTGGCCGGTTATCACGTGGAGTACAGCGGATTCCGGTTCGCCTTCTTCATGCTGGCGGAATATGTGTATGTCTTCGCCATGTCCGCCCTGACAACCGTCCTGTTTCTCGGCGGCTGGCTTCCGCTGTTCGGGCTTGATTTCATTCCTCCCCTGGTCTGGTTCGTGCTGAAGATGTTGGCGATGGTGTTTTTCATTTTCTGGCTTCGGGCGACCTTTCCCCGGATCCGGTCGGATCAGCTGATGCAGCTGGGTTGGAAGGTGCTGTTGCCGCTGGCGCTGGTGAACATTTTCCTTTCCGCGCTGCTGAAGGAAGTGCCCGTCATCGGAAATTGGTTTTAACGGCAAGGAGCGGGAAAGCGGTCCACGGTCCCGCATCCCCGGCAGGATGGCGTCCACACGCCGAAAAACGGAGGGATCACCATGCTCGGACTGGTTAAGGGTTTGGGCATCACGCTCAAAAATCTCACAAAAAAGCGAGTGACCTATCGCTATCCGGATGAACCCCTGGAAATGCCCGACCGATTCCGCGGGATACAGCACTTCGATCCGGAAAAGTGCATCGTTTGCTATCAGTGCGCCCGGATTTGCCCGACGGAATGCATCAGCTTGACCGGGAAGAAGAATCCGGATCCCGAAAAAAAGGGTAAAGTCATCGAAACCTACGACATCAACTTTGAGATCTGCATTCTCTGCGATTTGTGCACCGAAGTTTGTCCGACGGAAGCGGTGGTCATGACCCGAAACTATGAATTGGCCACCTACAGCCGGGACGAACTGTTCAAGGACATGGAATGGCTGAAGAACAACAACACGAATGTCCGGAAGGAGAACCACCCATGAATTTGAGCGGTGAGTTTTTCGCCTTTCTGATCTTTTCGCTGATGGCCATCGGCGGGGCGGTGTTCATGATCAGTTTCACCCGGGTGGTGCACATGGCTCTGGCGATGGCGTTCACCTTTCTGAGCCTGGCCGGGATGTACGTTCTGCTGAACGCGGAATTTGTGGCCGTCGTGCAGGTGCTGATCTATACCGGTGCGGTTACCATCCTGATGTTGTTCGGGATCATGCTGACGCGCCACCGGGATGAGGAGCGCGAAGACGGGCGCCGCTGGCACCGCTTGCTGAGCTTTGTCGGCGTGACGGCCTTCGGATTGATACTGCTTTTGACCATCTGGCGGCTGCCGTTTCCGGAAAGCGAAGCGGATCCCGCCTCCTACACCGTTCAACGCCTGGGGGAGATCGTGTTCCGCCATTACGTCATCCCCTTTGAGCTGACGTCGGTTCTTCTCCTGGTGGCCCTGGTGGGAGCGGTCATCCTGGCGAAAAGGGAGGGTCAGTCCTGATGCCTGCCACCTCGTATCTGGCACTGGCGGCCATTCTCTTTTGCATCGGCCTGTATGGAGTCCTCACCAAGCGAAATGCGGTGATCGTCCTCTTTTCCATCGAGCTGATGCTGAATGCGGCCAACCTGAATCTGGTGGCCTTCTCCAAGTTCGGCCTGCATGCGGATATTTCGGGTCAGATATTCTCCCTCTTTTCCATCACGGTGGCCGCGGCGGAAGCGGCGGTGGGAATCGCCATCCTGATCGCCCTCTACCGCCGGCGCCAAACGGTGGATGTGGACCGGTTCGACACGATGAGGGGTTGAGGGCCCGTTCCCTCGGGGCAGCATTTGTGAAGGGCCGTGCAATCGGGATGCCTTTTTTCGATCACATGCCGATGCGGACAGTATCGATGGGAAGCATTTTTCTGACCACACTGGCAACCTCACAGTTGAAGGACGGATGATCCATGAATTCAATCGTCTGGATGATTCTCCTCTTTCCCTTGATTGCCTTTGTGTTGCTGATCGCCTTCGGACGCAGGTGGAAGGAATCGGTGTCGGTCTTCACCGGGTCGCTTGCCGCGTTTCTTTCCCTGGTTCTGTCCCTCTGGGTGCTGGCGGATCAATGGGGAGGAGGAGCGGAGCGGCTCGCGGT
Proteins encoded in this region:
- the atpA gene encoding F0F1 ATP synthase subunit alpha; protein product: MSIKPEEISSLIKQQIEQYQAEMEVSDVGTVIQVGDGIARVFGLTKVMAGELLEFENGVMGMALNLEEDNVGVVILGPYTGIREGDQVKRTGRIMEVPVGEALLGRVVNPLGQPLDGKGPVETDQFRPVESPAPGVIDRKSVHEPLQTGIKAIDSMIPIGRGQRELIIGDRQTGKTTIAIDTIINQKDEDVICIYVAIGQKQSTVAGVVEKLRRFGAMDYTIVVSASASDPAPLLFLAPYAGCAMGEYFMYKGRHVLVVYDDLSKQAAAYRELSLLLRRPPGREAYPGDVFYLHSRLLERAAKLNDEKGGGSLTALPFIETQAGDVSAYIPTNVISITDGQIFLESDLFYSGVRPAVNVGLSVSRVGGAAQIKAMKKVAGGLRLDLAQYRELAAFAQFGSDLDKATQARLARGERVTELLKQDENQPMPVEKQVVSLYTGTKGYLDDIPVEDVRRFEREFLSFMEAEHADILKEIKEKKDLTDEIENRLKQAIESFKKGFAVSESK
- the atpG gene encoding ATP synthase F1 subunit gamma — protein: MGQNLRDIKRRIRSFQNTRQITKAMEMVAAAKLRRAQERAEAARPYAEKMREVIVSIAASTRGIRHPMLETRPVRKTGYLVITADRGLAGSYNSNLLRTLTKTLRERHQNSDEYVIFAVGRKGRDFLKKRGYPVIDEITGLADSPQFLDIKPIASRAVRFYAEEKVDQLFLVYNEFINPVTQRPVEKQLLPLASFDAEEGAKTLYEYEPSAEEVLGELLPRYAETLIYSALLEAKAGEFGARMAAMGNATDNATELIQQFTLQYNRVRQASITQEINEIVAGANALS
- the atpD gene encoding F0F1 ATP synthase subunit beta, translated to MSTGRVVQVMGPVVDIQFERGHLPEIYNAIRITHKAQNPGERDIDLVVEAALHLGDNIVRCVAMASTDGLVRGMEAVDTGAPISVPVGEATLGRVFNVLGEPIDEAGEVKAEQRYPIHRPAPSFENQATEEQILETGIKVVDLLAPYVKGGKIGLFGGAGVGKTVLIQELIHNIAQEHGGISVFAGVGERTREGNDLYHEMKESGVISKTAMVFGQMNEPPGARLRVGLTGLTMAEYFRDEHGQDVLLFIDNIFRFTQAGSEVSALLGRMPSAVGYQPTLATEMGQLQERITSTKKGSVTSIQAIYVPADDYTDPAPATTFAHLDATTNLERRIADKGIYPAVDPLASTSRILNPSVVGREHYETARGVQQILQRYKELQDIIAILGMDELSDEDKLVVHRARRIERFLSQPFHVAEAFTGKPGRYVPVKETVRGFKEILEGKHDDLPEDAFYMVGTIDEAVERAKELAKA
- a CDS encoding F0F1 ATP synthase subunit epsilon, with protein sequence MSTIRLDIVTPERKVFSDDVEMVITRAAEGEIGILPRHAPFVSPLGITAVRIKKDGEEMRAAVSGGFMEVRPDTVTILAEAAEMSDEIDVERALAAKKRAEERLAQAHRDDIDFKRAELALRRALNRLEVANFGDQ
- a CDS encoding NADH-quinone oxidoreductase subunit A yields the protein MSYSESYLMAALFFIVGLALPAVALSIGRLLRPHNPTPAKTITYESGIDPVGGGWVQYNIRYYLFALLFVLFDVETVFLYPWAVAYDTLRNQIGLFVLVEMLIFVVVLVIGLIYAWKKKVLEWK
- a CDS encoding NuoB/complex I 20 kDa subunit family protein, whose product is MEVNLEELTFEEQEQLKRNVFLTTLEEIKAWARSSSLWPLQFGLACCAIEMMGTGGSHYDFDRFGVIFRASPRQADVMIVAGTVTKKMGPILRRLYDQMPEPKWVVAMGSCATAGGPYVKSYSVIKGVDQIVPVDVYIPGCPPNPAALIYGINKLQEKIRYEAKTGKRVTGS
- a CDS encoding NADH-quinone oxidoreductase subunit C — its product is MTDSKDRKESGGASEQPSERKQGAEQAEAAPEKGAEKEAAPKGEASEKREASKEKAAKPVEARPKGEGKKPPARPAARGARAAARRKKAEEPQEPSPKQPLLDAFVKRITEQAGKEAVEESYINRPNGHLPTIVVRNEKWRDVARLLREDETLAFDYLVNVTGVDYEDHMEVVYHFESLGHKHRLCVRVKTDRENPSVPSVTDIWSGANWDEREIYDLLGIQFPGHPNLKRILMPENWVGHPLRKDYEPADPDI
- the nuoH gene encoding NADH-quinone oxidoreductase subunit NuoH; amino-acid sequence: MDPLKIIGPVIMLLIILGFVTYAILFERKVLGWMQNRPGPVRTGPWGLLQTVADVLKLLIKEDVIPDKADKTLFKIAPVIAFVPSFAVVAVLPFTDSLFFADIAVGLLYYVAISSITIIGILVGSWASNNKYALMGGMRSAAQMISYEIPLVMAVVGVIMSAGSLNLRKIVAAQEDVWFIIPQFLGFIVFLIAAIAELNRTPFDLPEAESELVAGYHVEYSGFRFAFFMLAEYVYVFAMSALTTVLFLGGWLPLFGLDFIPPLVWFVLKMLAMVFFIFWLRATFPRIRSDQLMQLGWKVLLPLALVNIFLSALLKEVPVIGNWF
- the nuoI gene encoding NADH-quinone oxidoreductase subunit NuoI; the protein is MLGLVKGLGITLKNLTKKRVTYRYPDEPLEMPDRFRGIQHFDPEKCIVCYQCARICPTECISLTGKKNPDPEKKGKVIETYDINFEICILCDLCTEVCPTEAVVMTRNYELATYSRDELFKDMEWLKNNNTNVRKENHP
- a CDS encoding NADH-quinone oxidoreductase subunit J translates to MSGEFFAFLIFSLMAIGGAVFMISFTRVVHMALAMAFTFLSLAGMYVLLNAEFVAVVQVLIYTGAVTILMLFGIMLTRHRDEEREDGRRWHRLLSFVGVTAFGLILLLTIWRLPFPESEADPASYTVQRLGEIVFRHYVIPFELTSVLLLVALVGAVILAKREGQS
- the nuoK gene encoding NADH-quinone oxidoreductase subunit NuoK gives rise to the protein MPATSYLALAAILFCIGLYGVLTKRNAVIVLFSIELMLNAANLNLVAFSKFGLHADISGQIFSLFSITVAAAEAAVGIAILIALYRRRQTVDVDRFDTMRG